The nucleotide sequence GGTCAACTTCTTCCAGGAGCTCCCTCTGCTACCCCTGACTCCAAGGCTGAGGGTTACTAGCAAGGCCTGCATGCTGAGCTTCATGAGACTGGCTCCATAGGCTTGGAGATGGACTGAAAAGGCTCTGTACCCTGCCACATCTCTGCTTGTCTTATCCATCTTCTCTACATCACTGCCTCATAGGTATCTTTGCTCCCCACCTCCCTCCAGCTAGAGAGGCCCAGCCCACTCACCAATAATTGGAGAGTGGAGGGACAGTATTATCCAAAGGGAGGCAAGGAGCTTATGTATATACAAGGTTGCAGAGGCTTTGAGGCTGGGCAGGCCTTCAGACCTACTGTGCACCCACAATAGCCTGGGGCACTTGCCAGGAGTAAAGGTCTCAGAAGGAACCCAGCACCCTACCTCCAGtaggaaataagacaaaaaattaGCCCTGGCCCTCCCTGCCTGCCTTATTTTTTTCCCCCCCGGGGGGGTGGGGTCTACCTGTCTTTTTTTCAGAGCAAGATCTGCCTCACAGCAGTTTTCCTCCTGCTCTGTTCTCTCTTGAGGAATACAGTTGGTGTTCCAACAGCAAAGAAAGACTTAAGAACTGGAAAGGAGGTTCCTCCCAGCAACTAATGCCCTGTCCCCCACCAAAACCTCCCTGACCTGCTGCTGTTTGGCTGTTAGCCCCAGGCTGCTTCATTGCCTGCACCTTTCATATGATAGTCAGTTCCAGGGTGTCATGGAATACTCCACTATCCCTTGGATGTAATGAGATCTTGACAGTGACGCCAACCACTGCCACCTCTATATGGGACCCAGAACTAGTTGGATAACAGGGCAGCCAGCAGGCTCTACAGAGCTGATGACACTGGGGCTTCGTGCCACCAGGGAATGAGCTATGACCCTGCTATCTCCCTCCAGACTAGAGCGCATTCAGGGTCTTTAATGCATAGACACGCATACACACACCAGGTGATGGAGAGGGCGGGGAGGTAGCCACAGCATGGTGGATCAGTCACTAAGtctgcttatttattatttatttttaaaatatatttaaacagcAGCAATCACttccaaaatgcaaaaaaaaattacaatttttagaataaaattataaGGTTTATAATGCGGGTCAGAAAGAATTGAAGGTACATCTGAGACTCAAATCACGCAGCACTGTAGGCAGCTGGAGAAGACAGGCCCACCAGTCAGGGAACCAAGCTGACGAGAGGTCCCCATCCCCAACTTCCCACTGATGAAGCCAATGTCCCCTGGGTTAGAGAAGGAGAAGCAACAAAGAGATGGCCCTCTATAGGGGATTCCCCAAACCCAGTCCCTCCATCAGCCAGGGACCTGCTAATCGACCTCCTCCATGTTGCTGTAGGTGGGGGCTGGGCGGTCCACAGAGGGGGCGAAGCGTTCAGGGGCTGTCCGTGTGGGGGCCACCTCGGGGGCCTGTCCAGGGCCTAGTCCCTGCAACAAAATATGAGGACAGGGGTTGGGGGCTGCCCAGCATGCTGCCTGGCATCCCGGGGGTGCTGGTTCAGAGCCCCGGCACCCAAGGGAGGGCCCCAAGCCAGGCGCAAATAGCAGCGGCGTTGAGACAGAGAGACGAGATCGGGCCTGAATACTCTCGCTTTATTAACACTTTAAATACAGGAAGTAGCTCCACCAAGGCCAAACCCAGACCAAGGGTCAGAGCAGCAGAAGGAACGGACAGGCAGCTAGCTGAATGCATACCAACTCTAGGATGCTCTACCCCTGCAGAGGTTATAGTGCCCATCCTCTCCCACCAGATGTACACACTGAGGCCAAAGCCCAGAGTTTTGTTCCCCACCACAAAGGCAGACATGGTCTGGTGGGCAGGCAGTTGGGTCAGCTCATAGAAGCTGCCTGCAGATGAGCTCATCTCCAGCGACTCTGGGATACCAGGGGATAGAACATGTTGAGCACAAGGGCCACCAAAGCTGCCACAGTGCCCAGGACAAAGTACCGGAGGCAGCCCTCATCTGGTGTGGTAGGGCCACGTGGTGGGGGGCCCACCCAGTCTTGGGGCCCCCAGGGACCCAGGGGCCCAGGCCCCTCAGGTACCAGCTCCTCCTCGGCCTCGAGCTCCTGCCAAATCCGGGAAGCCTATAGTATGTGGAAAGGGCCATCAGCACCCAGGGTAGGCCCCAGCGTCCCTGAGATTCCTGTCCATGACAGTCCCACCTGGGGTGACTACGGCTAAGTCCCTGTATTCTAGATCAAGCAGCTGAGACATGAACAGGTGGCCAATCTCAGGGTTGTCTAGATTAAGAGAATCAGGGTGTAAGAATCCTGGCAGCCTTTGGCGTCCTTAAGTCTGCTTCCCAATCCACATGTAGCTTCttgtggggaagggtgggggagttATCTGATAAATTTCTTTTAGTCCAGACCTCCCACAGAGGGGAACTGGCTCATGGAGGATAGGCCTGCCAACCCCATGACAATCTCCTGAGAATCACCTTATGTCCAGATCCTGACCATAATCTTCTTAGGGACCTCTCTGAGCCTGACAGAGAAGGCTCAAGGTAGCACAGGAGGCAAAAAAGAAGCAACCAGTTCAGAAAAATGGTATGACTGTGTCCGGCAACAGGGTCTATGGCACACCATGTcaataaaagagacaaaaaaccCTTAAAGTATCATCTCAGAGTATGATAGCCATAGAAGGCTATAGCCAGCCCTAATAAGCCCTATCCTGTGCACCCTAGAACACAGGGACAGTCACAAGTGAGAGTCTGTAGACTGGCATATGGGGAATGTGGGGGAAAGCTGGGAGAGGTTAGATCACAGCACAGTGCCCAGCAAGGTTCAGAGGAGTCGCTTGAGCTGTGCCTTTGTACACGGTACTGGCAGTATGTTCATGTGCGTGCACCTTTGTCAGTGCCTCTATGGCACTGGAATGCCTTTGGGTGAGTCTCTGATGTTAAAGAACCCTATCTCCAACTTCTACAAGTCCCAAGGCTTGAAGGACCTATGGCTAGTGGAAAGAAAGCTGTGTCCCTCAACCCTGCCCCCCAATCTGAGTTGGCCCCCACTAGCCTGTAAAGCCTCCCCCATGCCTCACCTGGCTGGCAGCAGCCTCAGCTGCAGGGCCTAGGTCTGGGTGGTGCTCAGAGTGACCTGCCATGGGTGGCCTCTCCACAGGAGAGTTCCGCCGGCGGTAGAAGAGTACATAAGCATAACGTGTCACAACCTGGCTCTCGTCTACTGTCGTCACCGTGCTGTCATCAAACAAGCGCCAGCCTATAGCAGGGTGGGAAAAGTGTGAACATAGCCTGTACCACCACCTCTACCACTTATTCTGCTGGCTGTGTGTGCCCTCACCCACGTCACTGCGCTGGCTGCTGCGATCATTGGGCAGGCGTGCACAGGCTGTATAGTGGCCACCAATCATGCCTCCATAGTGGTTGATGACAGCATACAGATCATAGCTGGGTAGTTGCTCCTCTTTCTGACCAATGCAGAACTTGCTGAGGTCCAGGTTCCTAGAATCCCAGTCAGGGACAGGTGAGAAAGACAGTCAGCAGGCATCCAAGATGCCCCTTGACCCCCATGCCCTGCCCACAGTCACCAGGGTTCATTTCTTACCGAACAGGAAACTCCACCAAGTCATTGATCTTGTCACGCCAGATGAAACTACGAAAGGAGAAGCGCTTGAGCTGCACAATGAGCACATTTGGCAGGCGCCAAAGCAACAGTTGTTTGGAGGCCTCACGGTGCTGTTTGCACTGTGGGCAGTACCTGATATGGGACAGAAGAAGGGTCAGGACCAGCAAGTTTCCCCACAACCTTGCCCTACTACCTGCCTGCTGCCTTGTCCTCACCAGGCCTCCTCGGGTGCCAGCACCTCAGGCCGTGTAAAGAGATTGAGACACTGGTCCAGGGTGAAGTGACCTGCACGGGCAGCCTCACCAGCAGAGCCTGGATCCTCAGCACATTCCAGCTCCTTGGAAGCTACCAGCACGAATTCCTGTAGTCGCTCATTATTCCGCCATACCAGAGCCAAGCTACAATCATCACCCAGCTCTAGTGGAGTTTCCCCTAGAAATAAGCAGGGACAGCAGTCATGCAACTGTGGAAAGCAACCATCCCAACCCAAACCATcgcccccacccacccacccacggCCTCAGATACCTTTGTCCTCTAGCCGCTGCTCTCGGTTAGTTGCatcaattttatagatgaaaaactgGGGTGTGTGGGCATTTAGGGCTTCGCTTGGGTGTTGGTACCCAGGCACAGCAGCTAGGACAGAATATAATAATCAGAATTCCCCTGGGTCTAAACAATCTTCCAATATTCTCTACTTCCTACTCTAGCCCACAGAGCCTTTTCACCTGATCTTACCTTCAGGCCGAGACATCCTTTCACCAGCAGGCAAGGAGCCACCCTCAATAGGCCCACTAGCCAGCATTTCAGAAGAAATTCCACTGGCGCTAGGCACAGGGCCTCGATCAGGAGCTGCCCAAACCCGAGGAATCCCCGTGTCCCCTTCAGCCACAGGGGTCACCAACTGGAGCTCAGGAGGCTGAATGGGATCCCTCTCACTATCCCCAGCCTCCAGGGAACTAGTGGAGAGCAGTGTAGTGCAGCTAGGGTTCTGAGACTCCAAGGCCATGCGACCAGGCTGAAAGGGTGGCTGGAATACGCTCACTGAGTACCTGGCAACAGACAGCAAGGCAAGTAAGAGTTTCGATCAGTTTGTCTGGTGCCTGTGAGCACCTCtgctccccaccctcaccccatccTAGTCCAACCTCTGAGCATTTACCGGGCATAACCTTCTAGCAGCTGAGCGAGACGGGCATAAGTGAGGCGTGAGGCAGGTACACTGACCAGGAAGGGGTAGCCGATGTTCTCAGGGCGACAGAGGCCCTTGTGGTCAGGCCAGTGGGCTTTTTGGCAGAGCCTagcaagaagaggaagagaagaatagGGCCTTATCCCCACCTCCTTTTTAAACTACATATTGGGAGCTAGTCTGAGGCCCTGGGGACTAGGTATGCCAGCCCTGCCTCCCCCGAAGCACATGGAAGGCTTAAAACAGATGTGCCTTTGTGTGGAGTAGGGAAGGTAAAATCGGGAGAAGGGAAATAATGGGGGTCCTCACTGGTTGCAGTAGCCCACACGGTAGCACCGGGTACAGCGCTTCAGTTTTTCATCCTCTGACTGCTGCTTCCGCTGACAGGCTGCACACTTGGAGATGGGAATGCTGGGTACCTGGGGGCGCTAGGATGGGTCGTCTGGCTCAGCAGGGCCAGACAGGAGTGACCCTCACCACCACCAGGGCTCTGTGGCATCAAGTTGGTTCCCACTTACCTGTTGCACCTCTAGCACCACTACCCGCTCCTTAGCCAATTCTGGGGATAGCAGCTCAAAGCAGAGCAGCATGTCAGATGGGGACACAGTGTCCAGTGAGTGGGAGGGCAGAAACACACGGTGGAAGCGGTTCTTAATTACCTAGAGGCAAAGAACAAACAGATCCCACATAAGGATAAGCTCTTTTTCTAGGCCTGCCCCAGAGCATAAGGAAAGGCTTGGTCCTGCCTTAAGTCTATGGAGGCAAGAATGGGGTTTGTAGGTCAAAAGAGGAATATGCCTGTGTTGGCACAAGTCTCAGTGCCTAATGGCATAGGGTGATTCAGAGTGCCTGAAAGACAAAGCCTGGACAGAAATCAAGCACACCAGCTCTCCACACTAAGGGCCTCTACCCAATTATAACTAACAAGATCCTGCTAAGACTATAACATATTGTCACCGAGGGGCCACATTCAAGGAGCCTACTTTCCCACCCCTTAGCCTGAGACAAACGGACTGCTAAGCTAAATGCTAGGAACTTTCAGGGAAGACCAGCATGCAGATTTGAGATAAAATGAGAGAAGAGCAGGATGGAGGCACAACCATAGCAAGTGGCAGGATAGTCCTGCAGCTCATGTTCCTTATCTGAAGAAGGCAAGGCAGTTAGAATccaccaccaaaagaataaagcCTGATGATGGCTGGGAACTGAGGCACCTCTGTTGCACAGCCCAACGCTTAGTTTCAGTAGTGCCTCAAACAACAGCACAAAGCCTGTATTTATGCAGTCACATACATATTCACATGTGTACAGATGCCAGTGACTACACACATTGTCTATGCTGTAAGTACACACGCATGTCCATATATTTAAGAGGCTGGGGAAAGATAAACATACCTCAGTCAGACGCAAGTTCTCAGGCTTTACATGGACACTCTGAGAAAGGGAATCCAAAACTTCACTTGCACTGGAGTTCTCCTTGCTAACACTCACCAGGAACTGGGGCAACAAGGATACAGTCAGTGGGGTAGGTGAGCCAGATTCTGTGGAATACCCCAGAGTAGAGGTTAGGGACTTACTCCTCACCTTGATGGGCTTGCTGTGAGGCTCTCGAGCAAAATAAAAGACTGGGAGAACCTTTTGCTTTTGTGGCAAGGGCACTGGCAGATAAAGGAATGGGTCAAAAGTGATGGAGACCTGTGGATGCAGAGGTGTCACTAGGGTGGCCACAAAGGGACAAGATGCTCATGCCCAGAGAGCTTAATCTAGGCCCTTTGATGGCTCTCATGGGCCTCAGAAACAACCAACAAACTCTCAGACTTAAGAATGCTAGATGGAGCAGGAGGGTCCACAAAGTGAGAATAATCTCCCTTTCTGGCACAATCGCCATTTTCTGGCCAGATTAGACACTCCCAATGTGCCTTTCCAATCTTACCCACAACCTGCCACACCTTACCTTTGCCACACTATAGCTTTGTACCCAAACATCATTTTGACCTCAGTCAGGAAACATACCCTGCCTGACCTCTTCAGTCCATAGAGTagcccaaggcctcacacttccttGCTCTAATTTTGCCCCACAGTACCTGAAAATATACATGCCTCTGAACCTAATATGACCAGGCTAGCTGAGCCAAACTCCCATTTTCCAGGGGAGGCCATCATACCTTGGCACACACAGGGCACACCAGCTTTGACTTATACTGGCCCTGAAATAGGTCCACAATGAAAGAGTCGTTCCTCATCTTGTGCC is from Castor canadensis chromosome 17, mCasCan1.hap1v2, whole genome shotgun sequence and encodes:
- the Usp19 gene encoding ubiquitin carboxyl-terminal hydrolase 19 isoform X7; this encodes MSGGANATGPRRGPPGLEEATSKKKQKDRANQESKDGDPRRVSTPREEPTKEELLLDWRQSADEVIVKLRVGAGPLRLEEVDAAFTDTDCVVRLPGGRQWGGVFYAEIESSCTKVQARKGGLLQLALPKKVPLLTWPSLLKSLGTQELALGLRCQENGQELSPIALEPGPEPRRAKQEARNQKRAQGRGEVGSGTGPGAQAGPSAKRAVHLRRGPEGEGSRDDPGPQGDAPPFLADPATQVEAEEQLRVPPLNPQTCLLGSEKNLALLTGEKAVSPRSDPVSPVLARNRDSGKADRVKDEMAVATDATTLVDDPESMVNLAFVKNDSYEKGPDSVVVHVYVKEIHRDTSRVLFREQDFTLIFQTRDGNFLRLHPGCGPHTIFRWQVKLRNLIEPEQCTFCFTASRIDICLRKRQSQRWGGLEAPAARVGGAKVAVPTGPTPLESTPQGGAPHPLTGQEEARAVEKDKPKARSEDTGLDGVAARTTLEHVAPKPEPHLASPKPTCMVPPMPHSPVSGDSVEEEEEEEKKVCLPGFTGLVNLGNTCFMNSVIQSLSNTRELRDFFHDRSFEAEINYNNPLGTGGRLAIGFAVLLRALWKGTHHAFQPSKLKAIVASKASQFTGYAQHDAQEFMAFLLDGLHEDLNRIQNKPYTETVDSDGRPDEVVAEEAWQRHKMRNDSFIVDLFQGQYKSKLVCPVCAKVSITFDPFLYLPVPLPQKQKVLPVFYFAREPHSKPIKFLVSVSKENSSASEVLDSLSQSVHVKPENLRLTEVIKNRFHRVFLPSHSLDTVSPSDMLLCFELLSPELAKERVVVLEVQQRPQVPSIPISKCAACQRKQQSEDEKLKRCTRCYRVGYCNQLCQKAHWPDHKGLCRPENIGYPFLVSVPASRLTYARLAQLLEGYARYSVSVFQPPFQPGRMALESQNPSCTTLLSTSSLEAGDSERDPIQPPELQLVTPVAEGDTGIPRVWAAPDRGPVPSASGISSEMLASGPIEGGSLPAGERMSRPEAAVPGYQHPSEALNAHTPQFFIYKIDATNREQRLEDKGETPLELGDDCSLALVWRNNERLQEFVLVASKELECAEDPGSAGEAARAGHFTLDQCLNLFTRPEVLAPEEAWYCPQCKQHREASKQLLLWRLPNVLIVQLKRFSFRSFIWRDKINDLVEFPVRNLDLSKFCIGQKEEQLPSYDLYAVINHYGGMIGGHYTACARLPNDRSSQRSDVGWRLFDDSTVTTVDESQVVTRYAYVLFYRRRNSPVERPPMAGHSEHHPDLGPAAEAAASQASRIWQELEAEEELVPEGPGPLGPWGPQDWVGPPPRGPTTPDEGCLRYFVLGTVAALVALVLNMFYPLVSQSRWR
- the Usp19 gene encoding ubiquitin carboxyl-terminal hydrolase 19 isoform X16 gives rise to the protein MSGGANATGPRRGPPGLEEATSKKKQKDRANQESKDGDPRRVSTPREEPTKEELLLDWRQSADEVIVKLRVGAGPLRLEEVDAAFTDTDCVVRLPGGRQWGGVFYAEIESSCTKVQARKGGLLQLALPKKVPLLTWPSLLKKSLGTQELALGLRCQENGQELSPIALEPGPEPRRAKQEARNQKRAQGRGEVEAEEQLRVPPLNPQTCLLGSEKNLALLTGEKAVSPRSDPVSPVLARNRDSGKADRVKDEMAVATDATTLVDGKDPESMVNLAFVKNDSYEKGPDSVVVHVYVKEIHRDTSRVLFREQDFTLIFQTRDGNFLRLHPGCGPHTIFRWQVKLRNLIEPEQCTFCFTASRIDICLRKRQSQRWGGLEAPAARGAVGGAKVAVPTGPTPLESTPQGGAPHPLTGQEEARAVEKDKPKARSEDTGLDGVAARTTLEHVAPKPEPHLASPKPTCMVPPMPHSPVSGDSVEEEEEEEKKVCLPGFTGLVNLGNTCFMNSVIQSLSNTRELRDFFHDRSFEAEINYNNPLGTGGRLAIGFAVLLRALWKGTHHAFQPSKLKAIVASKASQFTGYAQHDAQEFMAFLLDGLHEDLNRIQNKPYTETVDSDGRPDEVVAEEAWQRHKMRNDSFIVDLFQGQYKSKLVCPVCAKVSITFDPFLYLPVPLPQKQKVLPVFYFAREPHSKPIKFLVSVSKENSSASEVLDSLSQSVHVKPENLRLTEVIKNRFHRVFLPSHSLDTVSPSDMLLCFELLSPELAKERVVVLEVQQRPQVPSIPISKCAACQRKQQSEDEKLKRCTRCYRVGYCNQLCQKAHWPDHKGLCRPENIGYPFLVSVPASRLTYARLAQLLEGYARYSVSVFQPPFQPGRMALESQNPSCTTLLSTSSLEAGDSERDPIQPPELQLVTPVAEGDTGIPRVWAAPDRGPVPSASGISSEMLASGPIEGGSLPAGERMSRPEAAVPGYQHPSEALNAHTPQFFIYKIDATNREQRLEDKGETPLELGDDCSLALVWRNNERLQEFVLVASKELECAEDPGSAGEAARAGHFTLDQCLNLFTRPEVLAPEEAWYCPQCKQHREASKQLLLWRLPNVLIVQLKRFSFRSFIWRDKINDLVEFPVRNLDLSKFCIGQKEEQLPSYDLYAVINHYGGMIGGHYTACARLPNDRSSQRSDVGWRLFDDSTVTTVDESQVVTRYAYVLFYRRRNSPVERPPMAGHSEHHPDLGPAAEAAASQASRIWQELEAEEELVPEGPGPLGPWGPQDWVGPPPRGPTTPDEGCLRYFVLGTVAALVALVLNMFYPLVSQSRWR
- the Usp19 gene encoding ubiquitin carboxyl-terminal hydrolase 19 isoform X17, translating into MSGGANATGPRRGPPGLEEATSKKKQKDRANQESKDGDPRRVSTPREEPTKEELLLDWRQSADEVIVKLRVGAGPLRLEEVDAAFTDTDCVVRLPGGRQWGGVFYAEIESSCTKVQARKGGLLQLALPKKVPLLTWPSLLKKSLGTQELALGLRCQENGQELSPIALEPGPEPRRAKQEARNQKRAQGRGEVEAEEQLRVPPLNPQTCLLGSEKNLALLTGEKAVSPRSDPVSPVLARNRDSGKADRVKDEMAVATDATTLVDDPESMVNLAFVKNDSYEKGPDSVVVHVYVKEIHRDTSRVLFREQDFTLIFQTRDGNFLRLHPGCGPHTIFRWQVKLRNLIEPEQCTFCFTASRIDICLRKRQSQRWGGLEAPAARVGGAKVAVPTGPTPLESTPQGGAPHPLTGQEEARAVEKDKPKARSEDTGLDGVAARTTLEHVAPKPEPHLASPKPTCMVPPMPHSPVSGDSVEEEEEEEKKVCLPGFTGLVNLGNTCFMNSVIQSLSNTRELRDFFHDRSFEAEINYNNPLGTGGRLAIGFAVLLRALWKGTHHAFQPSKLKAIVASKASQFTGYAQHDAQEFMAFLLDGLHEDLNRIQNKPYTETVDSDGRPDEVVAEEAWQRHKMRNDSFIVDLFQGQYKSKLVCPVCAKVSITFDPFLYLPVPLPQKQKVLPVFYFAREPHSKPIKFLVSVSKENSSASEVLDSLSQSVHVKPENLRLTEVIKNRFHRVFLPSHSLDTVSPSDMLLCFELLSPELAKERVVVLEVQQRPQVPSIPISKCAACQRKQQSEDEKLKRCTRCYRVGYCNQLCQKAHWPDHKGLCRPENIGYPFLVSVPASRLTYARLAQLLEGYARYSVSVFQPPFQPGRMALESQNPSCTTLLSTSSLEAGDSERDPIQPPELQLVTPVAEGDTGIPRVWAAPDRGPVPSASGISSEMLASGPIEGGSLPAGERMSRPEAAVPGYQHPSEALNAHTPQFFIYKIDATNREQRLEDKGETPLELGDDCSLALVWRNNERLQEFVLVASKELECAEDPGSAGEAARAGHFTLDQCLNLFTRPEVLAPEEAWYCPQCKQHREASKQLLLWRLPNVLIVQLKRFSFRSFIWRDKINDLVEFPVRNLDLSKFCIGQKEEQLPSYDLYAVINHYGGMIGGHYTACARLPNDRSSQRSDVGWRLFDDSTVTTVDESQVVTRYAYVLFYRRRNSPVERPPMAGHSEHHPDLGPAAEAAASQASRIWQELEAEEELVPEGPGPLGPWGPQDWVGPPPRGPTTPDEGCLRYFVLGTVAALVALVLNMFYPLVSQSRWR
- the Usp19 gene encoding ubiquitin carboxyl-terminal hydrolase 19 isoform X5, which gives rise to MSGGANATGPRRGPPGLEEATSKKKQKDRANQESKDGDPRRVSTPREEPTKEELLLDWRQSADEVIVKLRVGAGPLRLEEVDAAFTDTDCVVRLPGGRQWGGVFYAEIESSCTKVQARKGGLLQLALPKKVPLLTWPSLLKSLGTQELALGLRCQENGQELSPIALEPGPEPRRAKQEARNQKRAQGRGEVGSGTGPGAQAGPSAKRAVHLRRGPEGEGSRDDPGPQGDAPPFLADPATQVEAEEQLRVPPLNPQTCLLGSEKNLALLTGEKAVSPRSDPVSPVLARNRDSGKADRVKDEMAVATDATTLVDDPESMVNLAFVKNDSYEKGPDSVVVHVYVKEIHRDTSRVLFREQDFTLIFQTRDGNFLRLHPGCGPHTIFRWQVKLRNLIEPEQCTFCFTASRIDICLRKRQSQRWGGLEAPAARGAVGGAKVAVPTGPTPLESTPQGGAPHPLTGQEEARAVEKDKPKARSEDTGLDGVAARTTLEHVAPKPEPHLASPKPTCMVPPMPHSPVSGDSVEEEEEEEKKVCLPGFTGLVNLGNTCFMNSVIQSLSNTRELRDFFHDRSFEAEINYNNPLGTGGRLAIGFAVLLRALWKGTHHAFQPSKLKAIVASKASQFTGYAQHDAQEFMAFLLDGLHEDLNRIQNKPYTETVDSDGRPDEVVAEEAWQRHKMRNDSFIVDLFQGQYKSKLVCPVCAKVSITFDPFLYLPVPLPQKQKVLPVFYFAREPHSKPIKFLVSVSKENSSASEVLDSLSQSVHVKPENLRLTEVIKNRFHRVFLPSHSLDTVSPSDMLLCFELLSPELAKERVVVLEVQQRPQVPSIPISKCAACQRKQQSEDEKLKRCTRCYRVGYCNQLCQKAHWPDHKGLCRPENIGYPFLVSVPASRLTYARLAQLLEGYARYSVSVFQPPFQPGRMALESQNPSCTTLLSTSSLEAGDSERDPIQPPELQLVTPVAEGDTGIPRVWAAPDRGPVPSASGISSEMLASGPIEGGSLPAGERMSRPEAAVPGYQHPSEALNAHTPQFFIYKIDATNREQRLEDKGETPLELGDDCSLALVWRNNERLQEFVLVASKELECAEDPGSAGEAARAGHFTLDQCLNLFTRPEVLAPEEAWYCPQCKQHREASKQLLLWRLPNVLIVQLKRFSFRSFIWRDKINDLVEFPVRNLDLSKFCIGQKEEQLPSYDLYAVINHYGGMIGGHYTACARLPNDRSSQRSDVGWRLFDDSTVTTVDESQVVTRYAYVLFYRRRNSPVERPPMAGHSEHHPDLGPAAEAAASQASRIWQELEAEEELVPEGPGPLGPWGPQDWVGPPPRGPTTPDEGCLRYFVLGTVAALVALVLNMFYPLVSQSRWR
- the Usp19 gene encoding ubiquitin carboxyl-terminal hydrolase 19 isoform X2 codes for the protein MSGGANATGPRRGPPGLEEATSKKKQKDRANQESKDGDPRRVSTPREEPTKEELLLDWRQSADEVIVKLRVGAGPLRLEEVDAAFTDTDCVVRLPGGRQWGGVFYAEIESSCTKVQARKGGLLQLALPKKVPLLTWPSLLKSLGTQELALGLRCQENGQELSPIALEPGPEPRRAKQEARNQKRAQGRGEVGSGTGPGAQAGPSAKRAVHLRRGPEGEGSRDDPGPQGDAPPFLADPATQVEAEEQLRVPPLNPQTCLLGSEKNLALLTGEKAVSPRSDPVSPVLARNRDSGKADRVKDEMAVATDATTLVDGKDPESMVNLAFVKNDSYEKGPDSVVVHVYVKEIHRDTSRVLFREQDFTLIFQTRDGNFLRLHPGCGPHTIFRWQVKLRNLIEPEQCTFCFTASRIDICLRKRQSQRWGGLEAPAARGAVGGAKVAVPTGPTPLESTPQGGAPHPLTGQEEARAVEKDKPKARSEDTGLDGVAARTTLEHVAPKPEPHLASPKPTCMVPPMPHSPVSGDSVEEEEEEEKKVCLPGFTGLVNLGNTCFMNSVIQSLSNTRELRDFFHDRSFEAEINYNNPLGTGGRLAIGFAVLLRALWKGTHHAFQPSKLKAIVASKASQFTGYAQHDAQEFMAFLLDGLHEDLNRIQNKPYTETVDSDGRPDEVVAEEAWQRHKMRNDSFIVDLFQGQYKSKLVCPVCAKVSITFDPFLYLPVPLPQKQKVLPVFYFAREPHSKPIKFLVSVSKENSSASEVLDSLSQSVHVKPENLRLTEVIKNRFHRVFLPSHSLDTVSPSDMLLCFELLSPELAKERVVVLEVQQRPQVPSIPISKCAACQRKQQSEDEKLKRCTRCYRVGYCNQLCQKAHWPDHKGLCRPENIGYPFLVSVPASRLTYARLAQLLEGYARYSVSVFQPPFQPGRMALESQNPSCTTLLSTSSLEAGDSERDPIQPPELQLVTPVAEGDTGIPRVWAAPDRGPVPSASGISSEMLASGPIEGGSLPAGERMSRPEAAVPGYQHPSEALNAHTPQFFIYKIDATNREQRLEDKGETPLELGDDCSLALVWRNNERLQEFVLVASKELECAEDPGSAGEAARAGHFTLDQCLNLFTRPEVLAPEEAWYCPQCKQHREASKQLLLWRLPNVLIVQLKRFSFRSFIWRDKINDLVEFPVRNLDLSKFCIGQKEEQLPSYDLYAVINHYGGMIGGHYTACARLPNDRSSQRSDVGWRLFDDSTVTTVDESQVVTRYAYVLFYRRRNSPVERPPMAGHSEHHPDLGPAAEAAASQASRIWQELEAEEELVPEGPGPLGPWGPQDWVGPPPRGPTTPDEGCLRYFVLGTVAALVALVLNMFYPLVSQSRWR